A window of the Vicinamibacteria bacterium genome harbors these coding sequences:
- a CDS encoding LytTR family DNA-binding domain-containing protein — MTLRALVVDDEELARQELCFLLESIPAVDVVGQAGNGIEAVGLIEELSPDLLFLDIQMPGLDGFQVVRRLVDLPAPPHLIFVTAYDQYAIKAFEVNAVDYLLKPVEKSRLKEAVSRAAKKKREGLPIQDQLERLLGALERGTRQRRLVVKAGERYMLVDDSDIVYASVEDGVVTVVTDHVTGTSNARTLEELSASLDPNVFWRVHRSYIVNLERIREVIPWFNRTIQLKMTDRAGTEIPVSRSHTRRLKEHLNL, encoded by the coding sequence ATGACGTTACGAGCGCTGGTGGTCGACGACGAGGAGCTCGCTCGCCAGGAGCTCTGTTTTCTCCTGGAGTCGATTCCCGCGGTCGACGTCGTGGGCCAGGCGGGAAACGGGATCGAAGCCGTCGGGCTCATCGAGGAGCTTTCCCCGGATCTGCTCTTTCTCGACATCCAGATGCCGGGACTCGACGGTTTTCAGGTGGTGCGCCGCCTGGTCGATTTGCCCGCTCCGCCGCACCTCATATTCGTCACCGCCTACGATCAGTACGCCATCAAGGCGTTCGAGGTGAACGCGGTCGATTACCTGCTGAAACCCGTGGAAAAGTCCAGGCTCAAGGAGGCGGTGTCGCGGGCGGCGAAGAAGAAACGAGAAGGCCTGCCGATCCAGGATCAGCTCGAGCGGCTCCTCGGAGCGCTCGAGCGCGGCACGCGTCAGAGACGGCTAGTCGTCAAGGCGGGCGAGCGCTACATGCTCGTCGACGACTCCGACATCGTCTATGCCAGCGTCGAGGACGGCGTGGTTACCGTCGTGACCGATCACGTTACCGGGACATCGAACGCCCGCACGCTCGAGGAGCTTTCCGCATCCCTCGACCCGAACGTGTTCTGGCGGGTTCACCGTTCCTATATCGTCAACCTCGAGCGCATCCGCGAGGTGATTCCCTGGTTCAATCGCACCATTCAACTCAAGATGACGGATCGCGCGGGAACGGAGATCCCGGTATCCCGCTCGCACACCCGCCGGCTGAAAGAGCATCTGAATCTCTAG
- a CDS encoding recombinase family protein, producing the protein MSEIERWREPVSSLPSSDTVQAKEREGWRAVAIEWERGRKDHEEPRPQPIPYGLRISPDCRHLEVDPVEKEIMQVIVAMIAADYPLSRIASELNGRGFTTRAGSAWTQVAVFRLLPRIIEFGPEILSAREWSQHKERLLSTVT; encoded by the coding sequence ATGAGTGAAATAGAACGCTGGAGGGAGCCCGTCTCGTCGCTTCCGAGCTCCGATACCGTACAGGCGAAAGAGAGGGAGGGTTGGCGCGCGGTCGCGATCGAATGGGAGCGCGGCCGCAAAGACCATGAGGAGCCGAGACCTCAACCCATTCCTTATGGCCTTCGGATATCGCCCGATTGCCGCCACCTCGAGGTCGATCCGGTGGAGAAGGAGATCATGCAGGTGATCGTGGCGATGATTGCCGCCGATTACCCGCTTTCACGAATCGCTTCCGAGCTGAATGGCCGAGGCTTTACGACGCGCGCGGGCTCCGCCTGGACTCAGGTCGCTGTCTTCCGGCTCTTGCCACGCATCATCGAGTTCGGTCCAGAGATCCTCTCGGCGCGGGAGTGGTCCCAACACAAAGA